The Aphis gossypii isolate Hap1 chromosome 3, ASM2018417v2, whole genome shotgun sequence genome includes a region encoding these proteins:
- the LOC114126400 gene encoding UDP-glucosyltransferase 2-like, translating into MTTAAIVKPVTGRRAAALTMTVTTVLSLMMCTPAANGARILAVFPYNGHSHFTMVEPLMVALSRRGHDVTVISPFPRRKGGGGGGDGDGLGRYVDLDVSDALPPVISQLSVTDEFEHRVNPITGLRDLCQMNHRVCEATFQHPLVRDLIREPRAFDVVFAEAFSTDCFAAFAHAYDAPLVSVRTSDYSPQLNRRVANPENPAYLVNHLLEYIGHEMSFVQRLINALATHFGAVGYHAFSDGPSTELVRRHFGHDTPPVPEIARRRTALVLVNGHHSLSQPRPTVPNAIEVGGLHIAQPAELENYVANEWTDYCDSCDQGVIYVSFGSLLKGSSFPAQFTTAFVQAFEALPYCVLWKYEGELVSKRIKVSKWMPQQQILSHKNIKAFITHGGLMGVMEAVHFAVPMIGVPVFGDQQSNVANCVAKGIAIRLNYRQITAQKLIKSIQAIVTDSKYRSKTSELSARFRDRPTSALETAVFWTEYVIRQGNATNNASPAIDYDFYQYFLLDVIGVGLSILIFLFYIAFQIKKCIQ; encoded by the exons ATGACGACTGCTGCAATCGTAAAACCAGTCACCGGTCGTCGGGCGGCAGCGCTGACGATGACGGTTACGACGGTTTTGTCGCTGATGATGTGTACGCCCGCGGCCAACGGTGCCCGAATACTGGCCGTGTTCCCGTACAACGGCCACAGTCACTTCACCATGGTCGAACCGCTGATGGTCGCCTTGTCCAGACGCGGTCACGACGTGACCGTGATCAGCCCGTTCCCGCGACGCaaaggcggcggcggcggcggtgacgGCGACGGCTTAGGTCGATACGTAGACTTGGACGTGTCGGACGCGCTGCCGCCGGTCATCAGCCAGCTGAGCGTGACCGACGAGTTCGAGCACCGCGTGAACCCGATCACCGGGCTCCGGGACCTGTGCCAGATGAACCACAGGGTGTGCGAGGCCACTTTCCAACATCCCCTGGTCCGCGATCTGATCCGCGAGCCGCGCGCGTTCGACGTGGTGTTCGCCGAGGCGTTCTCCACCGACTGTTTCGCGGCGTTCGCGCACGCGTACGACGCGCCGCTCGTGTCCGTCCGGACGTCCGACTACTCGCCGCAGCTCAACCGGCGCGTGGCCAACCCGGAGAACCCCGCGTACCTGGTCAACCACCTGCTCGAGTACATCGGCCACGAGATGTCGTTCGTCCAGCGGCTGATCAACGCGCTGGCCACGCACTTCGGCGCGGTCGGCTACCACGCCTTCTCCGACGGCCCGTCCACCGAACTGGTCCGGCGGCACTTCGGCCACGATACGCCGCCCGTTCCGGAAATCGCGCGCCGGCGCACCGCGCTCGTGCTGGTCAACGGCCACCACAGTCTGTCGCAGCCCCGTCCGACGGTGCCCAACGCGATAGAGGTGGGCGGCTTGCACATCGCACAGCCCGCGGAACTTGAAAACTACGTGGCGAAC GAATGGACAGATTACTGCGATTCGTGTGATCAAGGCGTCATTTACGTGTCTTTTGGTTCGTTGTTAAAAGGATCGTCGTTTCCAGCTCAATTCACAACGGCATTCGTACAAGCTTTCGAAGCACTGCCATATTGTGTACTATGGAAATACGAGGGCGAACTGGTATCCAAACGGATTAAAGTGTCCAAGTGGATGCCCCAACAACAGATTCTGA GTCACAAGAACATCAAGGCGTTCATAACTCACGGTGGCCTTATGGGAGTTATGGAGGCTGTACACTTTGCAGTGCCAATGATTGGCGTACCTGTGTTCGGCGATCAACAGTCGAACGTCGCCAACTGTGTTGCAAAAGGTATAGCCATCAGACTCAACTACCGACAGATAACCGCACAAAAACTGATCAAAAGCATACAAGCCATCGTCACAGATAGCAA ATACCGGTCAAAGACTTCCGAGTTGTCTGCAAGATTCAGAGACAGGCCAACAAGTGCACTGGAAACAGCCGTGTTTTGGACCGAATACGTGATCAGGCAAGGCAATGCGACCAACAACGCATCTCCAGCAAtagattatgatttttatcaatattttttgttagacGTAATCGGCGTCGGACTGtcaattcttatatttttattttacatagcgttccaaataaaaaaatgtatacaataa